The following are from one region of the Capsicum annuum cultivar UCD-10X-F1 chromosome 1, UCD10Xv1.1, whole genome shotgun sequence genome:
- the LOC107852929 gene encoding WAT1-related protein At5g47470 isoform X1 has protein sequence MIMGSSSRKREIIEDFAIIGGLVGVQFMYAGNSVVSSYLMLLGFKPSSLIILSSLATFLILCPFCVMFERSQWPRQMSIKLLIQLFLISFGGVTLFQSLFMEGIKFTSPAMATAMPNLAPGFIFLIAWGFGLEKVELRCKYSRAKFAGTLMCVTGAILMSLMQKSTNAQRDLPSSPPHDKDNFFDTEKIKGSLYLMAAIIVLSSNIVLQAATLGDFPAPISLCAITSLIGMVLTGMVQLVQQGSVEIGLPLIRIPDIIGYSLLAGIVSGACVSFNNWAMKKRGPVLVSVFSPVGTLLTVVLSAVTLKDRFTIGSLGGMFLMFTGLYFVLWAKKSEGFLNNNMTNSSSESEFDVEKPLLN, from the exons atgATAATGGGATCTTCAAGTAGAAAAAGGGAAATTATTGAAGATTTTGCAATAATAGGAGGATTAGTAGGGGTACAATTCATGTATGCAGGAAATTCAGTGGTTTCTAGTTATCTTATGTTGTTAGGCTTCAAGCCTTCTTCTCTCATAATCTTGTCTTCATTGGCTACATTTCTAATTCTTTGTCCCTTTTGCGTCATGTTTGAAAG GAGTCAATGGCCCAGGCAAATGAGTATAAAGTTATTGATTCAACTATTTCTAATTTCTTTTGGAGG GGTCACATTATTCCAATCTTTGTTCATGGAGGGTATCAAATTTACCTCACCAGCAATGGCAACAGCTATGCCAAATCTCGCACCAGGATTCATCTTTCTCATTGCTTGGGGTTTTGG ATTAGAGAAAGTGGAGCTAAGATGCAAATACAGCAGAGCTAAATTTGCTGGAACATTAATGTGTGTTACAGGGGCTATACTTATGAGCCTAATGCAAAAAAGCACAAATGCTCAAAGAGATTTGCCATCTTCACCTCCTCATGACAAAGACAACTTTTTTGACACAGAAAAGATCAAAGGTTCATTATACCTCATGGCAGCAATTATCGTGTTATCGAGCAATATTGTCTTGCAG GCAGCAACACTAGGAGATTTTCCAGCACCAATCTCTTTATGTGCTATAACTTCACTTATAGGCATGGTATTGACTGGAATGGTACAATTGGTACAACAAGGCTCCGTGGAGATTGGATTGCCCCTCATAAGAATCCCCGACATAATTGGCTACTCGTTATTG GCAGGTATAGTTAGTGGAGCATGTGTAAGTTTCAATAATTGGGCAATGAAGAAAAGAGGACCAGTATTGGTATCTGTATTTAGCCCTGTTGGAACTCTGTTAACTGTGGTTCTTTCTGCTGTCACATTGAAGGACAGATTTACAATTGGAAG CCTAGGTGGTATGTTTCTGATGTTTACGGGACTATATTTCGTGCTCTGGGCGAAAAAGAGTGAAGGATTTCTAAATAATAATATGACTAATTCTTCATCAGAAAGTGAGTTCGATGTAGAGAAGCctcttttaaattaa
- the LOC107852929 gene encoding WAT1-related protein At5g47470 isoform X2 encodes MIMGSSSRKREIIEDFAIIGGLVGVQFMYAGNSVVSSYLMLLGFKPSSLIILSSLATFLILCPFCVMFERSQWPRQMSIKLLIQLFLISFGGVTLFQSLFMEGIKFTSPAMATAMPNLAPGFIFLIAWGFGLEKVELRCKYSRAKFAGTLMCVTGAILMSLMQKSTNAQRDLPSSPPHDKDNFFDTEKIKGSLYLMAAIIVLSSNIVLQAATLGDFPAPISLCAITSLIGMVLTGMVQLVQQGSVEIGLPLIRIPDIIGYSLLAGIVSGACVSFNNWAMKKRGPVLVSVFSPVGTLLTVVLSAVTLKDRFTIGSLGGMFLMFTGLYFVLWAKKSEGFLNNNMTNSSSEIA; translated from the exons atgATAATGGGATCTTCAAGTAGAAAAAGGGAAATTATTGAAGATTTTGCAATAATAGGAGGATTAGTAGGGGTACAATTCATGTATGCAGGAAATTCAGTGGTTTCTAGTTATCTTATGTTGTTAGGCTTCAAGCCTTCTTCTCTCATAATCTTGTCTTCATTGGCTACATTTCTAATTCTTTGTCCCTTTTGCGTCATGTTTGAAAG GAGTCAATGGCCCAGGCAAATGAGTATAAAGTTATTGATTCAACTATTTCTAATTTCTTTTGGAGG GGTCACATTATTCCAATCTTTGTTCATGGAGGGTATCAAATTTACCTCACCAGCAATGGCAACAGCTATGCCAAATCTCGCACCAGGATTCATCTTTCTCATTGCTTGGGGTTTTGG ATTAGAGAAAGTGGAGCTAAGATGCAAATACAGCAGAGCTAAATTTGCTGGAACATTAATGTGTGTTACAGGGGCTATACTTATGAGCCTAATGCAAAAAAGCACAAATGCTCAAAGAGATTTGCCATCTTCACCTCCTCATGACAAAGACAACTTTTTTGACACAGAAAAGATCAAAGGTTCATTATACCTCATGGCAGCAATTATCGTGTTATCGAGCAATATTGTCTTGCAG GCAGCAACACTAGGAGATTTTCCAGCACCAATCTCTTTATGTGCTATAACTTCACTTATAGGCATGGTATTGACTGGAATGGTACAATTGGTACAACAAGGCTCCGTGGAGATTGGATTGCCCCTCATAAGAATCCCCGACATAATTGGCTACTCGTTATTG GCAGGTATAGTTAGTGGAGCATGTGTAAGTTTCAATAATTGGGCAATGAAGAAAAGAGGACCAGTATTGGTATCTGTATTTAGCCCTGTTGGAACTCTGTTAACTGTGGTTCTTTCTGCTGTCACATTGAAGGACAGATTTACAATTGGAAG CCTAGGTGGTATGTTTCTGATGTTTACGGGACTATATTTCGTGCTCTGGGCGAAAAAGAGTGAAGGATTTCTAAATAATAATATGACTAATTCTTCATCAGAAA TAGCATGA